The following coding sequences lie in one Carassius carassius chromosome 1, fCarCar2.1, whole genome shotgun sequence genomic window:
- the LOC132141634 gene encoding rho GTPase-activating protein 17-like isoform X1 → MKKQFNRMKQLANQTVGRAEKTEVLSDDLLMIERRLENMRLVSHNVHKKMIMCLQSNVGSDMDKRHKKLPITALSQSMLDGGSQLGDESLIGKMMEVCGDAENKLAMEQSQHEVQLERDFLEPLNQLTEVDIPNILKQRKHLAKLVLDFDSAKARYQQATKAFPTAANAQAMAAKVDILKEEMDEAQNKMEICKDQVAADMYSFSSKEGEYARYYVLLLEAQAEYHRRALASIESVLPTIQSQQDKWTEKPAFGTALEEHLKRASREIALPIEACIMMLLETGMQEEGLFRIAAGASKLKKLKAALDCSTSQLEEFYSDPHAVAGALKSYLRELPEPLMTYQLYEEWIQASSVSDPDKRLQALWVVCDMLPKAHKNNFRYLVKFLAKLALESDVNKMTASNIAIVLGPNLLWAKTEGSLAEMAATTSVHVVSIIELIINHASWFFPEDVDFNVSGMFAMPGCPGTPDLEAGTIDRRRPSSQGSLDSDTARKDSPSNKQPEIVPRRAGTVNKKQHSTPTFQPPLPPIDDGGVPVFEPSPRSPTGRGLEAGQAGAALPQTLQPLVQQTVENSNIARDPASTPPAMRNGPGAVTGTPAPLNVGTPTSGPKGPSPFLGRRGTKKQAPAPPKQSVKAAPNQATPNQPSALSSPQSLIAPRRSIQTPIQAPSHPPPQPPSQPPPQSTEEVEPSLTRTPTPPGTPPHDSSQLRPRPTPRARPKPAGPPPPQPTSDGSNGVCVSGSKIISDV, encoded by the exons ATTGAGCGGCGCCTTGAAAATATGCGATTGGTCTCCCATAATGTACACAAGAAGATGATCATGTGTCTGCAGAGCAACGTGGGCTCAGATATGGACAAGAGACAT AAAAAGCTTCCTATCACAGCCCTTTCACAATCCATGCTGGATGGAGGAAGTCAGCTCGGAGACGAGTCCCTCATCGG GAAGATGATGGAAGTCTGTGGAGATGCTGAAAACAAACTGGCCATGGAGCAGAGCCAACATGAAGTTCAGCTGGAGAGAGATTTTCTGGAGCCTCTCAACCAGCTGACGGAG GTGGATATTCCTAACATCCTGAAGCAGAGGAAACATTTAGCCAAGCTTGTGTTGGATTTTGATTCTGCAAAAGCCAG GTATCAGCAGGCCACGAAGGCGTTTCCGACAGCTGCAAATGCTCAAGCAATGGCTGCCAAAGTTGACATACTTAAGGAGGAGATGGATGAAGCTCAGAACAAAATGGAAATATGCAAG GATCAAGTGGCTGCAGATATGTACAGCTTTTCCTCCAAGGAAGGAGAATATGCTCGCTATTATGTGTTG TTGTTAGAAGCTCAAGCTGAATATCACAGAAGAGCTTTGGCATCCATCGAGAGCGTCCTGCCCACCATACAGTCACAGCAAG ATAAATGGACAGAGAAGCCAGCGTTTGGCACGGCTCTGGAAGAACATCTGAAACGCGCTAGCAGAGAGATCGCTCTGCCCATAGAGGCCTGCATTATGATGCTGCTGGAAACCGGCATGCAGGAAGAG GGTTTGTTCCGTATCGCTGCCGGAGCCTCAAAACTGAAGAAGTTAAAGGCGGCACTGGACTGTTCCACTTCCCAACTGGAGGAGTTTTACTCTGACCCTCACGCTGTAGCCG GAGCCCTGAAATCTTACCTGAGGGAGCTGCCTGAACCTCTGATGACCTACCAGCTGTATGAAGAGTGGATCCAAGCCTCGAG CGTCTCTGATCCTGATAAGAGGCTTCAGGCGCTGTGGGTGGTGTGTGACATGTTACCAAAAGCGCACAAGAACAACTTTAG GTACCTGGTGAAGTTTCTTGCAAAGCTTGCTCTGGAAAGTGACGTAAATAAGATGACCGCGAGCAACATCGCCATCGTACTGGGACCCAATTTACTGTGGGCCAAGACAGAGGG AAGCCTTGCTGAGATGGCAGCTACTACCTCCGTCCATGTGGTGTCTATAATAGAGCTGATAATCAACCATGCTAGCTGGTTCTTCCCTGAAG ATGTGGACTTCAATGTCTCAGGCATGTTTGCTATGCCTGGGTGCCCGGGGACCCCTGACTTAGAAGCCGGGACCATAGACAGGAGGCGCCCTAGCAGCCAGGGGTCGCTCGATTCTGACACAGCCCGCAAAGACAG CCCTTCTAACAAACAGCCGGAAATCGTCCCTCGTAGAGCTGGCACAGTAAATAAAAAGCAGCACTCCACGCCTACCTTCCAGCCCCCTCTGCCTCCCATTGACGACGGGGGGGTTCCTGTGTTTGAGCCCTCCCCTCGGTCGCCCACCGGCAGGGGTCTGGAGGCTGGGCAGGCGGGAGCTGCGCTTCCTCAGACCCTTCAGCCTTTAGTTCAGCAGACTGTGGAGAACAG TAACATCGCCCGAGATCCTGCATCCACACCCCCTGCCATGAGGAACGGCCCGGGAGCTGTGACTGGGACGCCCGCTCCGCTGAATGTAGGGACCCCTACCTCAGGTCCTAAGGGCCCCAGTCCATTCTTGGGCCGCAGAG GTACAAAGAAACAAGCGCCAGCACCTCCCAAACAGAGCGTAAAAGCGGCTCCTAACCAGGCCACACCAAACCAGCCGTCAGCCCTGAGCAGCCCACAGTCTCTCATTGCACCCCGCCGCAGCATTCAGACCCCCATCCAGGCCCCCAGCCACCCTCCTCCTCAGCCTCCTTCCCAGCCTCCCCCTCAGAGCACAGAAGAAGTCGAACCGTCCCTAACCCGAACACCCACCCCTCCCGGTACACCTCCTCATGACAGCTCCCAGCTGCGCCCCAGGCCCACCCCTCGAGCACGACCCAAACCCGCTGGCCCGCCACCACCACAACCAACGAGCGACGGCTCCAACGGTGTCTGTGTTTCTGGATCCAAGATTATCTCCG ATGTGTGA
- the LOC132141634 gene encoding rho GTPase-activating protein 17-like isoform X2, whose product MKKQFNRMKQLANQTVGRAEKTEVLSDDLLMIERRLENMRLVSHNVHKKMIMCLQSNVGSDMDKRHKKLPITALSQSMLDGGSQLGDESLIGKMMEVCGDAENKLAMEQSQHEVQLERDFLEPLNQLTEVDIPNILKQRKHLAKLVLDFDSAKARYQQATKAFPTAANAQAMAAKVDILKEEMDEAQNKMEICKDQVAADMYSFSSKEGEYARYYVLLLEAQAEYHRRALASIESVLPTIQSQQDKWTEKPAFGTALEEHLKRASREIALPIEACIMMLLETGMQEEGLFRIAAGASKLKKLKAALDCSTSQLEEFYSDPHAVAGALKSYLRELPEPLMTYQLYEEWIQASSVSDPDKRLQALWVVCDMLPKAHKNNFRYLVKFLAKLALESDVNKMTASNIAIVLGPNLLWAKTEGSLAEMAATTSVHVVSIIELIINHASWFFPEDVDFNVSGMFAMPGCPGTPDLEAGTIDRRRPSSQGSLDSDTARKDSNIARDPASTPPAMRNGPGAVTGTPAPLNVGTPTSGPKGPSPFLGRRGTKKQAPAPPKQSVKAAPNQATPNQPSALSSPQSLIAPRRSIQTPIQAPSHPPPQPPSQPPPQSTEEVEPSLTRTPTPPGTPPHDSSQLRPRPTPRARPKPAGPPPPQPTSDGSNGVCVSGSKIISDV is encoded by the exons ATTGAGCGGCGCCTTGAAAATATGCGATTGGTCTCCCATAATGTACACAAGAAGATGATCATGTGTCTGCAGAGCAACGTGGGCTCAGATATGGACAAGAGACAT AAAAAGCTTCCTATCACAGCCCTTTCACAATCCATGCTGGATGGAGGAAGTCAGCTCGGAGACGAGTCCCTCATCGG GAAGATGATGGAAGTCTGTGGAGATGCTGAAAACAAACTGGCCATGGAGCAGAGCCAACATGAAGTTCAGCTGGAGAGAGATTTTCTGGAGCCTCTCAACCAGCTGACGGAG GTGGATATTCCTAACATCCTGAAGCAGAGGAAACATTTAGCCAAGCTTGTGTTGGATTTTGATTCTGCAAAAGCCAG GTATCAGCAGGCCACGAAGGCGTTTCCGACAGCTGCAAATGCTCAAGCAATGGCTGCCAAAGTTGACATACTTAAGGAGGAGATGGATGAAGCTCAGAACAAAATGGAAATATGCAAG GATCAAGTGGCTGCAGATATGTACAGCTTTTCCTCCAAGGAAGGAGAATATGCTCGCTATTATGTGTTG TTGTTAGAAGCTCAAGCTGAATATCACAGAAGAGCTTTGGCATCCATCGAGAGCGTCCTGCCCACCATACAGTCACAGCAAG ATAAATGGACAGAGAAGCCAGCGTTTGGCACGGCTCTGGAAGAACATCTGAAACGCGCTAGCAGAGAGATCGCTCTGCCCATAGAGGCCTGCATTATGATGCTGCTGGAAACCGGCATGCAGGAAGAG GGTTTGTTCCGTATCGCTGCCGGAGCCTCAAAACTGAAGAAGTTAAAGGCGGCACTGGACTGTTCCACTTCCCAACTGGAGGAGTTTTACTCTGACCCTCACGCTGTAGCCG GAGCCCTGAAATCTTACCTGAGGGAGCTGCCTGAACCTCTGATGACCTACCAGCTGTATGAAGAGTGGATCCAAGCCTCGAG CGTCTCTGATCCTGATAAGAGGCTTCAGGCGCTGTGGGTGGTGTGTGACATGTTACCAAAAGCGCACAAGAACAACTTTAG GTACCTGGTGAAGTTTCTTGCAAAGCTTGCTCTGGAAAGTGACGTAAATAAGATGACCGCGAGCAACATCGCCATCGTACTGGGACCCAATTTACTGTGGGCCAAGACAGAGGG AAGCCTTGCTGAGATGGCAGCTACTACCTCCGTCCATGTGGTGTCTATAATAGAGCTGATAATCAACCATGCTAGCTGGTTCTTCCCTGAAG ATGTGGACTTCAATGTCTCAGGCATGTTTGCTATGCCTGGGTGCCCGGGGACCCCTGACTTAGAAGCCGGGACCATAGACAGGAGGCGCCCTAGCAGCCAGGGGTCGCTCGATTCTGACACAGCCCGCAAAGACAG TAACATCGCCCGAGATCCTGCATCCACACCCCCTGCCATGAGGAACGGCCCGGGAGCTGTGACTGGGACGCCCGCTCCGCTGAATGTAGGGACCCCTACCTCAGGTCCTAAGGGCCCCAGTCCATTCTTGGGCCGCAGAG GTACAAAGAAACAAGCGCCAGCACCTCCCAAACAGAGCGTAAAAGCGGCTCCTAACCAGGCCACACCAAACCAGCCGTCAGCCCTGAGCAGCCCACAGTCTCTCATTGCACCCCGCCGCAGCATTCAGACCCCCATCCAGGCCCCCAGCCACCCTCCTCCTCAGCCTCCTTCCCAGCCTCCCCCTCAGAGCACAGAAGAAGTCGAACCGTCCCTAACCCGAACACCCACCCCTCCCGGTACACCTCCTCATGACAGCTCCCAGCTGCGCCCCAGGCCCACCCCTCGAGCACGACCCAAACCCGCTGGCCCGCCACCACCACAACCAACGAGCGACGGCTCCAACGGTGTCTGTGTTTCTGGATCCAAGATTATCTCCG ATGTGTGA